The DNA region ACTGCGAAGAGGGCTGCACCGCCAAGAGCGATGCCCGCAATAAAGCGCTTCCTCATGATGAACTCCGTAGTAAGTGAATGCTCCAAGTGCACCAGCGGCGTATGAAGCCACCGGGTGCGCGATGGTGAAGATTCCGTGAAGCGCGACGCGGCGGTCGGGTGCGGATGCCGACAAAAGTGAGACAGGGCAGCACGGGACGACACCTAGGCTGTCCCCATGTGGATGGATATCCGCCTTGCGACAGGCGAGGATGCGCATCGTGTGGCGTCGTTCTTGACCGAGCTCCACGAGACGCGACACGGGATCGGTTCCGCGGGTTCGCTCGAAATACCTCAGCGCCTTGTTGCCGGGCTCCTCGCAGATGACGAAGCGCTCACGGTTTTCATTTCTGAGAGTACGGGTGCCCTTCAAGGGGTGGCTGCCGTTCGGCATGCCATCACCGACGGGGCCTGCGAGCTGTTTGCCATTCAGGCCAACGACAGTGTGCGAGGCCGAGGGGTCGCTCAGACCCTTTTGAGGCACCTGGTCGAGAACTGTGCGTCGCGTGGCGGCGACATGCTGACGACTTCGGTTCCCTCTTCGGACGTGCGCGCGCGCGGTTTCTTGAGGCGCGACGGCTTTATCGCGGCGGCGGACGAACTCGCGACGGCGTCGCCCGTGGACGATGCGGTCATCATGTACGCGCTCGACGTCGAGGCGGCGCTCGCGCGAGTCACGAGGCCGGGCGAACATGCGGGCCCGACCGACTCCTAGCGGCCGGGCGCTCTGTAGCAGGCACAGGACCGTCGGTCGTGCGCGAGAGCGCGGCGCCACGTAGCGTGGAGCCATGAACAGTTCCTCGCCCCCGTTTTCGGCAGAGCAAATCCGCATGGGCACCCCCGACGGTCATACCCTCGACATCGTCACCACCCGCGAGGGCGAGGTGGTCGACAGGCGTCGGACCATCTACTTCGACCCGGACGAGACCTCGGTGTCGATGCGCCTGGCTCCGCTGAGTGACGCCGGTGTGCTGGACGCGGAGGCGATGGAGGCGCGCACCACATGGGCGGACCTGCGTGATCACGCGGTCTATCCCGAGGAAACCACCACGGTGACCGAGGAGACCATCGACACCCCGTTGGGGAGCCTCGCCTGCACGCGCTACGACGTGGCGAGTGGGGAGACGACCTTGGCGTATTGGTTTGCCGCTACACACCCGGGGATGCCCGTGCGTTCCGCGACCCTCAGCGACGGGGTTGAGGTCGAGGTGACGACCGTCGTCGCGATTTCGAGGACCGTGGCAGAAGGAAAGAGCTAGGAGAGGACGACTCCGGCATCGGCCACGCCCCACGCTGCCAGTGCCTTCCAACCTGCTGCGGAGTGGCCGTCCTCATCGATCCCCGCCAGCAGGGTCGCATAGGCCACGCCCTCCGCCCGAATTCTCGCGACCGTGGCCGCCGACAGCGACCCTTGGAACGTTGCCCCGCCTGCCCCGCCTCCCGCGTCTGCGTAAGAGCGGGCGAGGTCATCGAAGAGCTCGTCGCCCACCAGCGTGAGGGCCTGGCCCAAGTCGGCGGCGGGGTCGCCGGCGGCGGCGTCGCCCCAGTCCAACAGTCCGCTGAGGCGTCCCCCTGTGGTGATGACGTTTCGCCCATGAATGTCGAGGTGCGCCCAGGTCACCGGGCCCGGCTCCCGGAGAGCCCCGTCCCGAAAGATCGCGCGCGCCACCTCGGGGTGCACCGCGTCGCCGAAGCGCGCCACCAGGACCTCCAGCTGAAGGTCCAGCCGCTCCGCCCTTGATGTCAATGGAATCGATCGGTAGGGGTTGCGTGGCGCGTCGCGTGGCGCGGCCACGTGCACCTGAGCGAGCGCTTGTCCCAGGTCTCGCGCACCATCGGCGCTCAGCGGGGCGTCGTATGCGACCGTTCCTTGGAGCCATGTCACCACGGACCATCGCCACGGGTAGTCGGCTTCGGGCTCGCCGATCCGTACCGGTCGCGGTATGGGGAACGTCCACTCGGCACTGATTTTGGGCAACCACTCGAATTCGGTGACGACGAGCGTCGCGCCCAGTTTGCGTCGCGGAAGACGCACGGCGAGGTCGTCTCCGAGCCGAATGGTGACGTTGTCCCAGCCCTCGTGGCGCGAGCCGAGTGGCAGCCCCGCCAGGTCGGGAAACTGAGAGTGAAGCAATGCCGCGACCAGGGCGTCGTCGATCGGCACTTCGGCAGGAGGCGTGGCGTCGCTGATCACCCTGCCCACTCTATGGTTGTGCGCCGCGGTCGAGGGCTGGCGTGACGTCCGCGAGTTGTCACGGCACACTTGACCCATGAGCACCGACATCCCCGACCGCAAGCGCTTCAATAACACCATCAAGTACCAGCGCGAATTGTTCGCGGCGCTGCCCGAGGGCGCGCGCACCGCGCTCGACCTTGGATGCGGTGAGGGGCTCGCGGCGCGCACGCTCGCGGCGGCAGGGCTCAGCGTCGTGGGCGTCGATGCCGATGCCCCCAGCATTGACCGTGCCCGGGCGCAAGACACCCAAGGAATCACGTACATCGTTGGCGACGTCCTCACCACGGAGATCGAGCCGGCGGACGTGGTCTATTCGGGAGTGATGTTGCACCACATCGACCTGCGTGAGGGGCTCGAGCGTTTCCGGTCCCTGGTGGCGCCCGGCGGCGTTCTGCTCATCGTCGGTACTGCACGCAACACGTGGCGAGACCTTCCCCGCGAGTTTGCCGCATCCGTCATCGATAAGGCGTTCGCCCTGGTCAAGGGAGTGTGGCGACACGGCTCACCTGAGGTGTGGCCGCCGCCGCACACGTACCGCGAGGTCGAGCGCGCCGCCGCAGAACTTCTGCCGGGATCCGAGTACAAGCAGCAGATGCTGTGGCGCTACACGATCAGGTGGGACGCGCCGCCCGCCTCCTGAGAGGCGTGCGGCTGCGCAGGTGGCGCCTTACTCTCTGACCCCTCGCTAGGAGATGGACGACGCCATTCTTCGCACGCCCTCTTCGAGGAGGTCGGGGCGGGTCGCAATATTGAGCCGCACGTGTCCCGCCCCGCCGGTGCCGAAGGTCGGACCCGAGTTGAGGGCAACGCGCCCGCGTTCCAGGAAGACGGCCGCGGGGTCGTCGCCAAGGCCGAGTGCGGTGCAGTCGAGCCAAGCCAAGTAGGTTGCCTCGGGAATCCGGTAGCCGACGGTCGGCAGGTGTGTGGCGAGGAGTTCGCCCAACAGCTTCCTGTTGGCGTCCAGGCCCGCCATGACGGCGTCGAGCCACGGCCCGCCCTCGCGATATGCGGCCGTCTGGGCGATCGCGCCAAAGTGTGTGGGCCAGTGGTGGGCGCCAGCCTTGAAAGTGTCTAGCTTCGCCGACGCGTCGGCGCCGAAGACGAGTACCGCGCCGGGGAAGGCCGCGAGGTTCCAGGCCTTGGATGCCGAATGGAGCGCCATGCCCGTGGGGTCAACCGACGCATACGGGATGAACTCTCCACCCGGGTACACGAGGGGGGCGTGAATCTCATCGGAGACGACGGTGGCGCCGTGGCGGGCGGCGACGCCGGAGAGGGTCTCAAGTTCGGTACGAGTGTGCAGCGTTCCGCCCGGGTTGTGTGGATTGCACAGCAACACGGCGACGCCGGGAGCGCCGGCGGCCGTCGCGGCCCCAAGCGCGGCGTCGATCGTCTCCGGGTCGAGCCTCATCTCGGCGGTGAGCAGCGCCTCGACCACCGTGAGGCCAGCCTCGCGCAAGTATGAGTAGAACGGCGGGTAGACGGGCGAGGTGACGACGACGGTGCCGCCTGGCCCGGCTGCGAGGAGCAGGGCGTCGGTATAGCCGGGAATGACGCCCGACACGGGGCGGACCGACGCGGCATCGAGGCCGGGCCACGACCATCGGGCGCTCGCGAAGTCGACGAAAGACTCGACGAACGGAGTCGATCCCGGGTACCCCGTGTCGCCGTTTCGGATGGCACTCTCGAGCGCCTCCCTGATCGGGTCGGCGAGGTCGACGTCCATCTCGGCCACCCACAGGGGCAGCACGTCCGCGTCATAGCGCTGCCACTTGATGGACGTGCGTTCGCGTAGTCGCTCGTAGGGAACTTGAGTGAGGGGATTCGCCAGCTGCATGCGTCCAGTCTGGCACGCTCTGCGCAGTGGTTAGCGGGGGAGTGTGGTCTCGGACTCGGGCTCTTCGGAGAAGGCGTAGTCGCGCCAGGTGGAGTATTGCTGGGGATTTTCGACGCGGTCCGTGCGGAACGAGACGTCGGTTTCGGGCGTGAGGGACTGGGATTCTGGGTTTTGCATGGGGGAAGGGGGTCCTTTCGTCGGTGCCGCGGGTAGCGGCATCGCCGTCAGTCAGGCTGTGCTCCGGGTATGGGCGCGCGCCTACGAACTGCTGTTTGTTGGATGTGACAACAATCATAAGGCCTTCGGGACGTTTTCGCCAGGCGAATGAGTGTGAGGTACGTCACACTGCAAACGGGCGCTTCCCATTTGAGGCACGCATTTCCGGGTGCCGCGGGCGCGCCTTGCGCATCCGCTAAGGGGACCGCAATTGTGACAAAAGTTCCTCGTAGCGATCCGACGATTCAGACATGCGCTCGATGACTCCAAGCCGCAACGCGCCCGTGCGGGTGACGTCGTCCGGATACATGTGCGTGCTCACGACCACGGTGCCCTCCGGGGTCGCGTGGAACTCCGTCGTGAGGACCGTGGGGAGTTCGGGAAACAGTTCCGAGGTGTACGACTGGACCGTCCGAACGAGCGGCACCACTTCCGTGAAGACGCCATAGAAGCTGAACTCGTTGCCCTCGGGGTCGCGCTGCGAGATTCGCCAGTGGCCACCCTGGATCGGGTCGATCTCGACAATGGGATTGATGTAGCCCTTTGGTCGCCACCACTGCGCCACATACAGGGCCTCGAACCGCACCGTCCATGCTCGCTCTACGGAGTGGAGGATCGCTTCCCGCATGATGATCGCTGGCGACTCAGCGGGCAGCGAGAACTCACGCCTCATGTGGCCGTCCTCGCGCCGCTATCCTCAGACCCAAGCGTGGCGTGGCACGCGTCGGTAGTCAAGGTTCCCCTGCGCGAGGATCGTCACCCGTTCCCACGTGCACCGAGTCCGGCGCGACAAGCAGATTTGCTCTGCGAATCTCCCCCTGGCGGCCCGCGTTAGCTCCGCGCCGCGCCGCCAACGACGTGCGCCACGAAGGCCGCAGCCGCTCGCGCTGGCGCGGCCTGGTCGACGCTGAGGAACAGCGAGGGTTCCGTCAATTCGAGTTCGAGCACGACGGGCCCCGATGCCGTCGGCAGGAGGTCGACGCGTGCGTAGGCGATGTCGCCCCCGCCCTCGACGAGCGTGGGCAGCGCGGCGACGATGGCATCGGCGAGCGACCGTTCGTCCGCCGTTGCCGTCGCCGACACGATCTCCTCGTCTGCGTAGAGGCCCGTGCTCCATTCCATGGCGCGCGACAGGATGGGGGCCTTGCGCGCCGCGTGAGAGAACTCACCGCCCACGTAGACAAGCGCCGTCTCGCCCAGGGTGTCCACCTTGTCGAGGTAGGGCTGGATCATCGCTGTCTTGCCCGCGGCGTGGAGCGCCGCAACATGCGTCAGCGCAACATCGGCGTCGTCCCTGATGAGGGTCGCTCCCTTGGAGCCGGCGCCGACGGTGGGTTTCACGACGATGCGGCCGGCGAGCGCGGCTTCAGGCGCCACCTGACCGGGGGCGACGTACACGGTGGGCACGACGGCGAAGCCCCCGCGTTCGAGCTGGGCGAGGTACCGCTTGTCGGTATTCCAGCGGATCACGGACAGGGGATTGATGAGACGCGTCAAGGAGTCCACGCGCTCGGCCCACACCAGGAAGTCTTCGAGATGGTCCGTGTAGTTCCACGTGGAACGGACAATCGCGGCGTCGTACGACGCCCAATCAACGGTCTCGTCCTCCCACGCGATAAGGGCCGCGCCAGGGACGAGCGGAAGCAGCAGTTGCTCATCGATGTCAGGGTGCGGCAGCTCACGAGAGGTCACGAACGCGATGCGCGGGCTCATGTGCGCCACAGTAGCGCGCGCTGTCCTTACGTTTGCCACACAGCCTTCCGCATAGCGTCGGTTCGGATGCTCTACTAGGGAAGGACACCTCACGTGTTCAGCAAGACGATAGCGATGGCCAGCGTGGCGGGACTCGCACTGGTGCTCAGTGGCTGCAGCTCGCAGACAACCAACTCCGGAATTGCCAACCTCGGCAATGCCAAGGCCGGCCCGACGGCCGCCGCCAAGCCCAAGGGCAGTGCCGAGGACCAAGCGATCGCCTTCGCGCAATGCATGCGCGACAACGGAGTCGACTTCCCAGACCCCACAGTTGACGCGCAAGGAAACCCCAGCTTCGCGAACGCGTTCAAGCAGAGCCAATCCGGCGGCTTTAAACCCGGCGACACAAGTTTCAGGACCGCGATGACCGCCTGCCAGAGCCTCGCGAGTGGTTTGCAGATCGGCGGGGGTGGCGGCAACTTTGACTCGCAGGCCATGACCGATGCCCTCTACTCATACACGCAGTGCCTGCGCGACCAAGGCCTCGACGTGGGTGACATCACCCTGGGCTCGGGGCGGCCCGGCGGAGGGGGTGCGCCGGGTGCTGGCGGGACAACCTCTGGCGGGACGTCCTCGGGCTCGAACGCCGCTCCGCCGTCCGCAGCGCCCGGTGATGGGCAGGCTCCCGCTGGCGTGCGCGGCGGAGGATTCAACAACACCGACCGCTTCGCCACACAGTTGGGCCAAGACCCGACCAGCCCCGCGTGGATCGCGGCCAATAAGGTATGCCAGCCCGTCCTCACGAAGGCCATGACGAGTGCGCGCGGTGGCGCCGCCGGATCCACCGCAACTGCGCCTAGCGGAACGGGAACCGGCGCGTGACCGACCTCATCGAGGCCCCCGTCGCGGGGCCGACGCTTCAGGACGTCGCCGCGCTTGTCGGTGGCCAGCGCACCAAGGTGCGCAGGACAGCAGCGATTGCGGCCGTCATCGGTCTCGCGCTGGGTGCGGGAGGAGTGGTGGCGGCGACTCAGCTCGGCAAGTCGACCCCTGCACAGGCGCGCACCTCGGTGGCGCTGCAGACCGTCGCTGCGAAGTCCCAGGACGTCAATTTGTACACGGAATACGCGGGCACGCTGGGTTATGGAACTGCGGTCGGTGTTGTCACGAGGGGGTCAGGAGTTCTCACGTCCGTTCCAGCGGTGGGCACCGATCTCAAGCGAGGCCAGGTCGCTTTCAGTATCGACGAGCAGCCAGTCGCACTCATGTATGGCGACCTGCCAGCGTGGCGCACCCTGTCGACGGCGTCCACACCCGGCCCCGACATCCTGCAGCTCGAGACCAATCTCGCGGCGCTGGGATACGGCACGAATATGACCGTTGACGACACGTTCACGGCGGTCACGGCCGCGAACCTCAAGGCGTTCGAGACCGCCATCGGCGAGTCCAATCCCGACGGCATCTTGGACCCAGGCGAGGTCGTCTTCTCGCAGGGCCCCATTCGTGTCGACAGCGTCCTCACGCGCGGCACAACGGTTTCGGCGGGGACGAGCGTCGTCACGGCGGCGTTGCTCGAGCACGCGCAGGACACCGTCACCAATGACGTCGTGACGACCGCCACCACGCCCACGCAGGCGGTGACGTTCACCATCCCCACGACCGACCAGGGAACCTTCAAGGTGGGCGACTCCGTCCAGGTGGTCCAGGCGGACTCCAGCACGGCCGCCGGCACGGTGAGCACGCTCAGCGAAATTCCGCGTCGGAATGGATCGGGGCCCAATGCCAGCCTCGTTCTTGACGTGACCGTGGCAATCACCACCGTCCCCGCTGGGGGCCTCATAGAGGGTCCCGCCAACGTGGACGTCACCAACAGCGTACAAAAGGGCCTCACCATGGTCCCCTTGCGCGCTTTGGTCGCTCTCGAAGGCGGCGGCTTCGCGGTATCGGTCGTTGGTAGCACCGGCGCGAGCAGCTACGTCGCCGTCCAAACCGGCGTGTTCCAAGACGGTTGGGTCCAGGTCACAGGCAAGGTTTCACCGGGAGACAAGGTTCAGGTGCCCGCATGACCGAGGTCCTCGAGTTGGCCGATGTCGTCAAGTCCTACCCGGGTCATCCCCCAGTCCATGCGCTAGCCGGAGTCAGCCTCACGGTCCATGAGGGAGAGCTTGTGGGCATCGTGGGCCCGTCGGGGTCGGGCAAGTCGACGCTGCTCCACATCATCGGCACGCTTGATCGGCCCTCATCGGGCGTCGTGACGATCGGCGGCCACGTCGTATCGACGATGTCGGACAGGCGGCTCTCGGCCGCGAGATCGAGCCTGATCGGCTTCGTCTTCCAGCAGTTCCACCTGATTCCCTCGATGACGGCGCTCGACAACGTCGCAACTGGCTTGCTCTACACGGGCGCCAACCTGACTGAGAGGCGATTCAAGGCGTTTGAGGCGCTACAGCGCGTCGGCCTCGCCCATCGCCTCACCCACTTGCCGAGCGAACTGTCGGGGGGGGAGCGGCAGCGCGTCGCCATCGCGCGAGCCCTCGTCAACAAGCCAGCGATCATCCTGGCCGACGAGCCGACGGGAAACCTCGATACCCATACCGGCGAGCAAATCATGGGCCTCTTCCATGACCTCAACGCCCAAGGAGCGACGATTCTCGTCATCACCCACGACCGCGAACTCGCCGAAGGCTTGCCCCGTCAGGTTCACATCAGGGACGGCCGCCTCGAGTCGGACTCGGCAGCGACGGTGGCCGCATGAGCGTCGTCGTCGTCCGGGAGGAGCCGGCCCCTGCCGTCGACCTCGGTCGGAGCAGGGTGCGCCTAGGGGATCTCGCCGCCGTTGCCGCGTCGGCGATGAGCTCACGGCGCATGCGCACACTCCTGTCCGCACTCGGGGTCACGATCGGCATCGCCTCGATGGTGGCCGTGCTCGGACTCTCCGACTCGAGTCGCGCGGATCTCCAGACGCAGATCGGCAAGCTCGGGACTAACCTCCTGACGATCCAGGCCGGTTCCGGCTTTGGTGCAGGCGACGCGACGCTTCCCGACGATGTCACGACGGCGATCGCCCGCATCGGTCCAATCGAGAACGTCACAGGGGTGGTAACCCTGACCGATCCCGTATTGCGCAACTCCGAGGTAAATGTCGACGCCACCGGCGGCGTGCAGGCCGTTGCCGCCGACCTCAACCTGCTCGCTACCCTCAACTCATCGGTTGCGGACGGAGTGTGGCTCAACGCGGCCACGTCCGATTACCCCGCGGTGGTTCTGGGCGCGACTGCGGCGCAACGGTTGGGCGTGACGACCGCCGCGGACGGACAGCAGATCCTCATCGGCGGCAAGCGCTTCACCGTCGTGGGAATTCTCAATCCCTTCCCTCTTGCGGCGGACCTGGATCGCTCCGCGATCATCGGCACCAAGGCCGCCGTCGACTACTTGGGAGCCACACTGGCACCGAGCACCGTCTACGTCACCACCGTCCCCGCTTTCGTTGACAACGTCCAGTCCGTGCTGGCAGCGACGGCCAACCCCGAGCACCCCGAAAATGTCCAGGTCACCCGTCCTTCCGATGCGCTCGAGGCCCAGAAGGCAGCGAACAACGCGTTCACCGCGCTGTTCCTCGGCCTCGGTGCGGTGGCACTCCTCGTGGGAGGCGTCGGCATCGCCAACGTCATGATCATGGGTGTGGTGGAGCGCCGAGCCGAAATCGGCCTGCGCCGGGCGCTCGGTGCGACGCGGGGCCACATTCGCGATCAGTTCCTCATCGAGTCGCTCATGCTCGCAGGCCTGGGGGGCGTCGCGGGAGTGGCGCTGGGTGCGCTCGCGACCTTTGTTTACGCGACCAGTCAAGGCTGGCAGACGGTGATCCCCCCGATCGCCATTGCGGGCGGCTTGGGAGGCGCGCTGGTCATTGGGGCCGTCGCGGGACTGTATCCGGCCATGCGCGCCGCCGCGCTTGCGCCTACCGAAGCCTTGAGGAGTTGAGATGACCAGGAAAGCAACATCGATGCGGACCTGGGCGCTCGTCGCGGCCGTCAGCATCGTCGCGCTGACGGGCTCGACGATGGCTTACGGCGCCTCGTCAAGCACGCAGGCAACCACGTCGAAGGTCACCAAGGGAGACCTTACGCAGACGCTGTCGTGGACGGGCAAACTCGCGTACGCAAACGCCGCATCGCTCGTCTACAAGAGCGGACAAGGCTCCGCCGGGACGCACTCCGCATCGACGGGCGGGTTGGCGTCGGCAACGGTAGCGGCCAAGGTCGCGAGTTTCAGCGTTGCCTTGGACGCCACGGCGTCGGCCAGCCCCTCGCCCTGCCCGTCGCCGAGTCCGTCGCCGAGTCCGTCGCCGAGTCCGTCGCCGAGCCCCTCGCCCAGCGCGTCGCCGAGTCCGTCGCCCAGCGCGTCGCCGAGCCCGTCGCCCAGCCCCTCGCCCTGCCCGTCGCCGAGCCCGTCGCCGAGCCCGTCGGCGGGTCCCTCGGCGGGTCCCTCGGCGAGCCCGTCGCACTCGCCCACCAGGAGCACCGGGTCGTTCGGGGGAACGGGGTCGTCCGGGAGCACGGGGTCCAGCGGCACCTCTGCCGCATCGACCACCCCGACGGTTGCAAGCGCCGGACTCGTGACCTGGCTCCCCACCGCAGGCTCCGTCGTCTCAAGCGGCGAGGTGCTCTACCGCGTGAATAACCAGCCGGTGGTCTTGCTCGAAGGCGCGGCGACCCTCTACCGCAATCTCACGGTCGGTGACACGGGGGACGATGTCCACGCGCTTGAGACGGCGCTCGCGGCTTTGGGATACGACACGAACATGACGGTCGATAACAACTTCACCTCGGTCACGGCCGCAAACCTCAAGGCGTTTCAGACCGCCATGGGCATTACTGCGACCGGCAGCCTCGACCTCACGACCGTCGTGATGCACGACGGTCCCGTGGTGGTGAGCACCCTGGTGGCCGCAGTGGGGGACTCGGCGCCGTCCGGTACCGAGATTCTGGTCATGGCGGATCAGGAACGCGACGTCACCGTCTCTCTCGACCCCGCTCAGCTCACGTCGATCGCGGTGGGTGACACCGTCAGCGTCAAGCTTCTGGATGGCAGCAGCGCCAATGCCACCGTCGCCTTCATCGCGGCGGCGCCGGCCTCCGACGGTACCTTTGCTCTCACGGCGCAGCTTGACCCGAGCGTCAAGGTGTCGGGGGACGACTTGACCGTCACGGTCTCCTACTCCCGTGTGCTCGCGAAGGGCGCGTTGCTCATCGACCCCTACGCGCTCGTTCTGCTCGAGGGAAACCGCACCGTGGTGCGGGTGGTGCGCGCCGGCGTCGTGAGTGATGTGGAGGTAGCGGTGATCGCCACGGCCGGTCGGAGCACGGCCGTTTCGAGCACAGACCTCAAAGAGGGCGACACTATTGAGGGATAAGACGCGGCAACGAGAGGTGTACTCGTGAGGATCCTGGTTGTTGAGGACCACGCGGTGCTTGCGCGCGAGGTCGCTACCGGTTTGCGCCGCGACGGCTTCGCCGTGGACATTGCCCGCGACGGCGAGGAGGCGATCGAGAAGACGGACGTCAACGATTACGACGTCGTGGTGCTCGATCGCGACTTGCCCAAGGTGCACGGCGATGAGGTATGCAGGCGCGTCGCGTCGCAACCGGACGGGCCCAGGATCATCATGCTCACCGCGGCGGGATCGCTCGGCGACATTGTCGACGGCCTGAATCTCGGCGCAGACGACTACCTCTCGAAGCCCTTCGCGATGGCCGAACTCATCGCCAGAGTCCGCACGCTTGCGCGGCGTTCCGGTCCGGCATCGCGTCCGGTCGTCACCGTCGGCGATGTGGAGATCCGTCACGACGAGCGCAGGGTCTCGCGCGCGGGAGAGCCAGTCGCGCTTTCGCCCAAGGAGTTTGGGGTTCTCGAGGTCCTCGCGGCCCGGCCGGGTGTCGTCGTCTCGGCGGAGACCCTCCTGGAGAAGGTGTGGGACGAGTACACCGATCCGCTGACTAACGCGGTCAGGGTGACCATGGTGACCTTGCGTCGCAAGCTTGGCGAGCCCAGCCCCATCATCACCGTCAAGGGTGTGGGCTACGCGCTACGCCTAGAGGGCGAGTCGACATGAAGATCACGATCAGGGTTCGACTGACCGCGCTCTTCGCCGCGCTCTTTCTCATTCTTGCCGCCGTACTCGTGGGGACCTCGTACGCGTTTGTTGCGCGCGCCACTACTCCCCAGGCCCAGGCAGAGGAGCGCGCGAGTGTCTTGCAGAAGGCGCTCGCCGATCAGGGGATCCAGGTCAACTTGCGGCCTTCAGATTGGCAATATCAGGGCGGGCCCGGAGTGCCTTCGCGAGACCCCGTGGCGCAGGCGCTACACGAGATCGAGAACCAGGCGCGCGCGAACGTTCTCGAAGATCTCCTGAAGCGTTCGGTCCTCGCCTTCGCGATCAGCGCCGTCATCGCCGTTGGGCTCGCCTAT from Demequina lutea includes:
- a CDS encoding response regulator transcription factor, with translation MRILVVEDHAVLAREVATGLRRDGFAVDIARDGEEAIEKTDVNDYDVVVLDRDLPKVHGDEVCRRVASQPDGPRIIMLTAAGSLGDIVDGLNLGADDYLSKPFAMAELIARVRTLARRSGPASRPVVTVGDVEIRHDERRVSRAGEPVALSPKEFGVLEVLAARPGVVVSAETLLEKVWDEYTDPLTNAVRVTMVTLRRKLGEPSPIITVKGVGYALRLEGEST